In Alkalihalobacillus sp. AL-G, the genomic stretch TTGATATTGATCCAAATACATCGCTGAACCAGCTGCCTAATCATATTGATATGTTTAAAGTTGTGACCATTCTTGGAAACTTGATCGATAATGCAATGGAAGCAGTAGAGAATCAGGGCGAGAAGCGAGTTGTATTTTTTGCAACAGATATTGGAAAGGATATCGTCTTTGATATTTCGGATAATGGAATCGGTATTCTAGAGGAAAAGATGGAGTTTCTTTTCCAAAGGGGATATTCCACAAAAGATATGGAAGAAAGAGGATTTGGGTTATCGATCGTAAAAGAAATTGTAGATGAACTAGAGGGACAAATCGAAATTCATAACCAAGAAAATGGCGGAGCAGTATTTTCAGTATTTTTGCCAAAACAGATGTCCGATAATCTAAGCAAATACGCATGAGAAATACAGGGGGAATAAAGATGATTCATGTTGTGATTGCAGAAGATGACTTTCGAGTCGCAGGCATACATGAGAAGTTTCTATCAAAAGTAACAGGGGTAAAAATTGTTGGTAAGGCTATAAACGGGAATGACACGTTACAGCTGGTAAAAGAACATCATGTTGACTTGATTTTGTTAGATATATACATGCCCGACGCACTTGGAACTGATCTTATTTCAGAACTTCGAGCCTTGAACTCCAATATTGATATCATCATGATATCAGCTGCCACAGAAAAAGAAATGGTTGAAGAGTCTTTACGGAATGGTGTTTTCGATTATATTATTAAACCAGTTAAAATGAACCGGTTCATCGCGACATTAGAACGATATAAACGTACAAAAAAAGAGCTGGATGTTAGGGATGAATTAGATCAAACCTTTTTGGATGATTATTTTGGATTTGCAAATTCAACAGTCAAAACTGAAAAGCAAACACCAAAAGGAATCGACCCGTTGACGCTTGAAAAGGTGAAAAATCGTTTAAGTGAAATCGGCTCTGCGATCACTGCGGAGGAGATGGGAAAAAATATTGGAGCATCCCGTACAACAGCAAGGAGATACCTGGAGCACCTTATCTCGGTAGGTGAGGGGGAAGCGGAGCTCGTATACGGGATTGTCGGACGCCCGGAAAGAAAATATAGACTGAAATCCTTTTAACGAAATGGTTCCCTTTTTGGGAGGCAACCTTAAAAATGACATGAGAAATGTCCTGTGAATTATACAGGACATTTGCTTATTTTCGAGGGTTTCATGAAATGCTTCATGTATTTGGATTGAAGGATTTATATGATGATTCAAATGACTGGTCAATTATGTACTACAGCAGTGATTCGACGGCTTCGGGTTTAATAAATTCGAAATACGAATAAAAGAGGGAGCACATCAATGAATAGAAAAAAGATTGTAGCGGGGTTAATTAGTATGAGTTTTGTGGGTATAGTATATTGGAACATAGCTGAACATGATACGAATACCGTTACGCAAGCAGGAAATCAGAGTAATGCAGTAAGTGAAGAGAAGAATAATCTCCCGAATATCAACCCAAAAGAAATCTATGGAACGGTTGAAAGCCAGTCTATATGGGCATTTGATCCAAGTATACCTGAAAATTTATTTACCGCCGGAGCAGCTTCTATCGTTCAATTGAAAGTTCTTACAATTGGAGAGGCAGAAATTCTACCTAAAACGGAAAATTTCTATACTCAAGAGCCACATACCCCTATTGAAGTTGAAATTGTAGACACAATTTCCGGGATTCCATTATCTGGGGAGAAGACTGTGTATATGAAAGGTGGAGAAATAAGAATATCGAAATTAATTAAACATTTGGATAAAGGTTCAATTGATAAGATAAGGTTCAATAAATTATCTCAAAAGGTAAAGGATTCCAAGTTTATATCTTATACGTCGGATCATCGTTACAAGATGAAAACTGGAAAAGAATACACAGTAATTTTAATGCCTCAAACAGAAAGCATCTTTACGGTAATGGGAAGTGGATACGGAATCTTTGACATAGAAAAAGATAAAAGCGGTAAAAAAATATATAAAAATGTGTTAACAGGCAAAGATTCACCTTTAAAATTCTAATGTAATATCATTAATGAGTACCCAGTAAAAATATGATTATAACAACAGATCACCAATAGTCTCCTTAATAGGAGACTATTTTTAATTGTGCGATCCACTAGCAGAATGAATAGCGTATTTACCGAAAACATGCAAGTAAACTATTATCAACAGTTTATGAATTGCGAGAGGTATTTTTTTTGGAGTCGCCCCCGTGAACAAAATGAACAAAATGCACACAACGCTCTTTTTGTCCATTATTTTGAAAACGGTTACATTTTAGAAAATATAAATTATAGTCGTTAGCAAGGGGTTGAACAAGCCCCTTAACAAATGATTTAAGGGGGAATTTTTAACGTGAAGAAACTATTATTTACATTTATACTAATCTTTCTCATGATCTTTGCAGCGGCTTGTTCTTCAGGTGGCGGTGAAGAAGCCAATGGATCTGGAGATGGCACTTGGACACCAGAAAAACCGATTGAAATTGTTGCACCAGGCGGAGCTGGTGGTGGATGGGATACAACAGCTCGTATGGCAGCAAAGGTATTTGAAGAAGCAGGAATTATTGAGCAAGATATTGGTGTTGTGAACAAGCCAGGTGGTGGTGGAGCCGTTGGCTGGGCATACATCACGGAAAAAAATAACCCACACAATATTTTCGTGAACTCTCCTCCAATCCTTCTCGTTCCGTTAAATGGACAGTCTGAGTATGGACATGAGGATTTCACACCAATTGCTAACGTGATTGCAGACTATGGTGCATTTGCGGTAAAAGCGGATGCTAAGTGGGATAACTTGAATGAATTGTTTGAGGATATGAAGAAGGATCCATCAAGTATTACAGTAGTAGGCGCCTCTTCCCCAGGAAGTATGGACCACATCCAATTCGTGAAAATCGCGAAAGCAGCGGGTGTAGATATTACGAAAATCAAATATGTATCTGACCAAGATGGTGGTGCTTTGACTTCCCTGCTTAATGGAAGTGTAGATGTTTACTCTACTGGTATTGCCGAAACGGTTGAGCAGGTAAAGGCTGGTAAGATCCGTGTACTTGGCATTACGGCTCCAGAACGTTTAGAGGGAGAGACGCTTTCTGAATTCCCGACGGCAAAAGAACAAGGAATTGACGCTACTTTTGTTAACTGGCGTGGTTTCTTTGGACCTCCAAACATGGATGAAGCGGCACTGAAATTCTATGAAGAGAAATTCAAGGAATTAAGTGAGTCTGAAGAGTTTGCAGATATTCGCAGCAAATTCGGATGGGCCGACATGTACATGAACAGTCAAGAATACACAGAGTTCTTGGATAAGGAAAAGAAAGAGATTAAAAGTTTATTAGATGAATTAGGTTTAGGAAAATAATTAGTGGTTGGAGCCAGTGTTTTCATTGGCTCCTTTCTCTAAAGGGTGGTGTCATACGTGTTTCATACAGTCAACAGAAAAGTTTCTATTGCCCTATTGCTTTTGGCTATATTTTATCTTGTGTTAAGTTTTAAGCTTCCTTCTTATGCATATGTTCCAGTTGACTCAGATCTCGTACCAATTGGACTTGGCTTTATTTTAATAGGGTTATCGGTAGCTCTATTCTTTCAAAAGGACTACGAAAAAGAAGAACATGAGGAACGTATTCCAAGAAAAGAACTTCCTATTGTTTTAGGTGTAGTAGGATTCATTATTTTTTACATTTTTCTTCTTGAAATAATCGGTTTTATCCTCGTTACGGTGTTATTCCTTTTCTTTTGTTCCTTATTTCTTGGTTATAGGAAGCACATGATCAATGCAGCAGTTTCACTTGCTGTACCGATATTGATTTATATATTATTTGACTCATTTTTAAAAGTTCAACTACCAATGGGAATATTGCCGTTTTAAGGGGAGGTAAACAACATGGATGTATTTCAAGGGCTAGCCCAAGGTTTTCAAGTAGCACTGAGTTTGGAAGGGATTATGTTTGTTCTCATTGGAGTAATTGTTGGAACAGTCATTGGCATGATTCCAGGACTAGGCCCCATCACAGCAATTGCTGTTATGATTCCAATCACATATGGCATGGATCCTGCGATTGCTTTATTGCTCATGGCAGGTATCTATTATGGAGCTGCCTATGGTGGTGCAGCTTCTTCTATTTTACTCAATGCACCAGGTGTGTCCGAGGCAGTGGCGACAACGTTTGATGGATACCCGATGGCAAAGCAAGGGAAAGCGGGGAAGGCTCTAGCAATTGCAGCGATTGGTTCGTTTGTTGGCGGTACGCTTAGTGTTATTCTCTTATCCTTCTTTGCACCGTTGTTATCAAAAGTAGCTGTATCGTTCGGTCCGCCGGAGTATTTTGCATTAATGCTCATGGGTCTGACAGCTATTTCAAGTCTTTCAGAGGGTTCGACGACAAAAGCATTGATTGCAGGCGTTATTGGATTGATGATTGCAACAATTGGAATTGATGGCCAAACGGGTACCCTTCGATTCACCTTTGGAAATCCGCACCTGATGGAAGGTATCGATTTCCTCGTTATTGCTCTAGGGCTATTTGCACTCGCTGAGGTAACGTCCCTTATTTTAGCGAGAAAAAATAAAATGACCGACATGCATGAGGTTGGCAGCCTTAAACTGACAAAATCCGATTATAAGGAAATGGGCGGGACGATGGGCAGACAGTCCGTCCTTGGTTTCATAATAGGTGTATTGCCAGGTGCAGGCGGTACGATTTCTTCTTTCCTTGGATATATAAGTGAAAAGAAACTTTCAAAGAATCCTGAGGAGTTTGGAAAAGGATCGATCCGCGGGGTAGCAGCACCTGAAACAGCGAACAATGCTGCGAATAATGGTGCGTTTGTTCCATTGCTAAGCTTAGGTATCCCAGGCTCTGGCACAACTGCTGTCATGCTTGGAGCGCTGATTGTACTTGGTATCCAGCCTGGACCGCTGCTGATGACCGATCATCCAGACGTATTCTGGGGAGTAATTGCGAGTATGTATATCGGGAACGTATTTCTATTAATTTTAAATTTGCCGCTTATCCCATATTTGGCTCGTATTCTATTAGTACCTAGACCATTGCTTATTTCATTGGTTATTGTGTTTTGTGTAATCGGAGTATATGCAATCAGCTTCAGCACATTTGACCTTTATCTA encodes the following:
- a CDS encoding tripartite tricarboxylate transporter permease, which translates into the protein MDVFQGLAQGFQVALSLEGIMFVLIGVIVGTVIGMIPGLGPITAIAVMIPITYGMDPAIALLLMAGIYYGAAYGGAASSILLNAPGVSEAVATTFDGYPMAKQGKAGKALAIAAIGSFVGGTLSVILLSFFAPLLSKVAVSFGPPEYFALMLMGLTAISSLSEGSTTKALIAGVIGLMIATIGIDGQTGTLRFTFGNPHLMEGIDFLVIALGLFALAEVTSLILARKNKMTDMHEVGSLKLTKSDYKEMGGTMGRQSVLGFIIGVLPGAGGTISSFLGYISEKKLSKNPEEFGKGSIRGVAAPETANNAANNGAFVPLLSLGIPGSGTTAVMLGALIVLGIQPGPLLMTDHPDVFWGVIASMYIGNVFLLILNLPLIPYLARILLVPRPLLISLVIVFCVIGVYAISFSTFDLYLLLAFGIIGYVMRLIKFPAAPLLLAFILGGMMEQAFRQSLTISNGSLSIFVTNPIAATMLCIAFLSFIVPIIKNRKSNKREDNIDQSA
- a CDS encoding response regulator, which gives rise to MIHVVIAEDDFRVAGIHEKFLSKVTGVKIVGKAINGNDTLQLVKEHHVDLILLDIYMPDALGTDLISELRALNSNIDIIMISAATEKEMVEESLRNGVFDYIIKPVKMNRFIATLERYKRTKKELDVRDELDQTFLDDYFGFANSTVKTEKQTPKGIDPLTLEKVKNRLSEIGSAITAEEMGKNIGASRTTARRYLEHLISVGEGEAELVYGIVGRPERKYRLKSF
- a CDS encoding tripartite tricarboxylate transporter TctB family protein, encoding MFHTVNRKVSIALLLLAIFYLVLSFKLPSYAYVPVDSDLVPIGLGFILIGLSVALFFQKDYEKEEHEERIPRKELPIVLGVVGFIIFYIFLLEIIGFILVTVLFLFFCSLFLGYRKHMINAAVSLAVPILIYILFDSFLKVQLPMGILPF
- a CDS encoding tripartite tricarboxylate transporter substrate binding protein translates to MKKLLFTFILIFLMIFAAACSSGGGEEANGSGDGTWTPEKPIEIVAPGGAGGGWDTTARMAAKVFEEAGIIEQDIGVVNKPGGGGAVGWAYITEKNNPHNIFVNSPPILLVPLNGQSEYGHEDFTPIANVIADYGAFAVKADAKWDNLNELFEDMKKDPSSITVVGASSPGSMDHIQFVKIAKAAGVDITKIKYVSDQDGGALTSLLNGSVDVYSTGIAETVEQVKAGKIRVLGITAPERLEGETLSEFPTAKEQGIDATFVNWRGFFGPPNMDEAALKFYEEKFKELSESEEFADIRSKFGWADMYMNSQEYTEFLDKEKKEIKSLLDELGLGK